The DNA region CGCGGCCTGCTCCTGCGGCGCCTCGGCCGCGTGCTCCTCGGCGCGTGCCGCCGCGAGGGCCTCGCCGAGCATGCGGCGCTCCCGGCTGTCGGCCTCCCGGCCCGTACGTACGTGTCCCACGAAGTCCTCGGCGATCTCCTGGTCGCTGCGGCCCCTCAGCCGCCGGGCGTACGAGGCGGGCGCCGGTGCCTCCGCGACGGGTTCGGGGTCGAAGACGAGGCTGACGATGTGCGGGAAGCGCCTGGACAGCCGCGCCATCGGGGCGTGCGGACGGGCCGCGTCGGTGAGGGTGGCCTCCACCCACGCCTCCTCGTGCTCGGTGTGGGCGGGATCGTCGAGCAGTTCCTCCAGGCTTCCGCGCAGACGGGCCAGCGGCCGTGGCACGGGGCAGTCGATGCGGCGCGCCTCGACGCCGCCTGCCTCGTCGAGGTCGACGAGCCACATGGACTTGCGGTGTGCGGCCTCGGAGAAGGAGTAGGCGAGCGGCGAACCCGAGTACCGCACGCGCTCGTTGACGGTCTGACAGCCGTGGAGGTGGCCCAGCGCGGCGTAGTCGACCCCGTCGAAGACGGAGGCGGGCACGGACGCCACTCCCCCGACGGTGATGTCCCGTTCGCTGTCGGAGGACTCGCCGCCGTGGACGAAGGCGTGGGCCAGTACGACGGAACGGGTGCCCGGCGGCCGTGCGTCGAGGTCGGCCCGTACCCGGCTCATCGCGGCGCTCAGCACGTCCGTATGGCTGCTGGACCCGGCGCCCAACTCGGCCGAGACGAGCGCCGGTTCCAGATACGGCAGCCCGTAGCAGGCCACGTCGCCGTGCTCGTCGGAGAAGAGCACGGGTGTGCCGCAGCCCGCCGGGTCCGTGCGCAGATGGACGCCCGCGTGCCGCATCAGACCGGAGCCGACGCCGAGGCGGCGTGCCGAGTCGTGGTTCCCGGCGATCATCACGGTGGGCACGCCCAACTCGGCCAGCCCGTGCAGTGCTTCGTCGAACAGGGACACCGCCGCCAGGGGCGGGACGGCCCTGTCGTAGACGTCACCGGCGACGAGCACGGCATCGGCCCGCTCCTCCTCCACGGTCGCCAGGAGGTGGCGGAGGAACTCCCGCTGCGCGTCGAGCAGACTGACGCGGTGGAAGTTCCGCCCCAGATGCCAGTCCGATGTGTGCAGCAGTCTCACAGCACGGCTCCCGCCAGCACGCGCACTCTCCCAGGTCGTAGGGTCGCCGGAACACAGGTCGTCAGGTCGCCCCGACTCCCCCTGGTCTACCAGCAGGCACTGACAACGCGGCAGTCACCCGTGGCGGCGGGGCGTGGCAGGCTCCGCGAGGCCGGTGCGAAGGCATGCGTGAACGGCCGTGGTCCGTACGGCACATGAGGCGAGGTCAGCACCATACGAGATGCTGAGCGCACGGTCCCGCGGAGCCTGGTGCGGGGTGAGCGCGGAGAAGAACCGTGCTGTGCCGGCAAGTTGGCGCTTCGACGCCCACAACTGCCGGGCCGAACGGGACAGACGCACAGGCACGGCAGACGGACCGGCGCGGCAGACGGACCGGCGCGGCAGACGCACCGGCGCCCCGGGGCTCTCAGTCCTGGGCGGCCGGCCGCAGCCGCAGCCCCTGCATGCCACCGTCCACGGCCAGTTCGGTCCCCGTCGTCGCTCCCGCCCAGGGACCGGCCAGATAGCAGACGGCGGCGGCCACCTCCTCCACGGTGACCAGGCGTCCGGTCGGCTGCCTCGCCTCCAGCGCGGCCCGTTCGGCGCCCGGATCGTCGGCGGCCTCCAGCAGCCGCCCGATCCAGGGGGTGTCGACCGTGCCCGGGTTCACGCAATTGACGCGTACGCCCTCTCGGATGTGGTCGGCGGCCATCGCACGCGTGAGGGCGAGTACGGCGCCCTTGCTGGCGGAGTAGAGGGCCCGCTGCGGCAGGCCCGAAGTCGCGGCCACGGAGCAGGTGTTGACGATGGCGGTGCCGCCGGAGGGCGCTGTGCCTGTCCCGTCCGGCGCGGCGGCCGTCCGGCGCAGCAGCGGCAGTGCGGCGGCGCTGACGCGGGCGATGCCCGTCACGTTGACGTCGAGCACGCGGTGCCACTCGTCGTCGCCGTTGTCCTCGACGGTGCCCTGCGCCCCGATTCCGGCGTTGTTCACCAGGACGTCGATCCGTCCGTGACGTTCCTCCACGGCATCGATCGCGGCCTTGGCCGACGCCCGGTCGGTCACGTCGCAGGGCAGCGCGGTGAGTTCCGCGGGGAGGGGACCGGCGGCCACGTCCAGGGCGTAGACGTCTGCTCCCCGGCGGGCGAGTTCGCGTGCGACGGCCAGTCCGATGCCGGAGGCCCCACCGGTCACGGCTGCTACCTTGCCGCCGAACTCGCCCCCGGAGACTGCCTCTTGCTCAGCCATGACCGCCTCGCCGTCCTTCGTACGTGATGCCTGTGGCGCGCCGGACGCGGTGAAGGCCCCCGTGGTGCATCCCCGGTCCCACGGCCACGGGCCACGGGCCGCCTCCAGGGGGAGCGCCCTCACCGCATCCTGGCGGTGCGCTCAAGAGAGCGTAAGGGCTGGTGCGTACATGTCCATCCACCGGGCCAGATCGAGGGTGTGCTCAAGGCCGTGCCTGCGGCCGGGGGTGATCCGCGCGGTGTCCGCTTCCACGGCGTCCCGGAGCCAGCGGCGGCTGACGAGCCCGAACACCGGGTGCGAGGGAGCGGCCAGTACGTCCGCGGCGGCCTTCTGCACGGCGACGAGGTACTCCGGGTCCTGCGTCGACGGGTAGGGGCTCTTGACCCGGTCGTAGACGGAGCGCGGCAGCACGTCCGCGGTGGCCTCGCGCAGCAGGCTCTTCTCCCTGCCGTCGAAGGACTTCAGGCTCCACGGGGTGTTGTAGACGTACTCGACGAGCCGGTGGTCGCAGAAGGGCACGCGGACCTCCAGGCCCACGGCCATGCTGGCGCGGTCCTTGCGGTCGAGGAGCACCCGTACGAAGCGGGTCAGGTGCAGATGGCAGATCTTGCGCATGCGGAACTCGAAGTCGCTCTCGCCGTCGAGCCGTTCGATGCCGCGGACGGCGTCGTCGTAGCCGTCCTGGATGTAGGACTCCAGGTCGAGGACCTTGCGGGCCTCCTCGGTGAGGAAGTCGCCCTGTTCCCCGGCCATCTCCCTCATCCGCACCAGCCATGGGAACGCGTCTGACTGCTGCGCCAGCGGGTCGAAGAACTGCTTGTAGCCGCCGAATACCTCGTCGGCGGACTCTCCGGAGAGCGCCACCGTCGAGTGCTCGCGTATCGCCTTGAACAGCAGATACAGGGAGGTGTCGAGGTCGCCGAAGCCCATGGGCAGGTCGCGCGCCCGTATCATCGCCGACCGCAGCGCGGGGTCGGCGAGTTCGGCCGAGCTGAGGACGATGTCCTCGTGCTGTGTGGCCGCGCTGCGGGCCACGTCGTGCACGAAGGGACCGTCCGGGGTGTCGCGCAGTGCGTCGGCCACGAAGTTCTCCGTGTGGCCCACGAAGTCGACGGCGAAGCTGCGTACGCTCTCGCCGGACGCCGCGAGCCTCCGCGCGGCCATGCCGGTCAGCGCCGAGGAGTCGAGGCCGCCGGAGAGCAGGGTGCAGCGCGGTACGTCGGCGACGAGCTGACGGTCGACGATGTCGTCCAGCAGCTCGCGTACGCGGGCGACGGTGGTGTCCTGGTCGTCCGTGTGGGGCCGGGTCTCCAGGGTCCAGTAGCGGGTGGTGCGGATGCCGCTGTGGTCCACGGTGACGACGGTGCCCGGCTCGACCTCGCGCATGCCGTCCCAGATCGCGTGCCCGGGCGTCTTGATGAAGGTGAACAGTTCGCGCAGCCCGTCGGCGCCGACCGCGGCCCGTGCCAGCGGGTTGGCGAGGATCGCCTTGGGCTCCGACCCGAAGAGCACGCCGTCTTCGGTCGGGTAGTAGTAGAGCGGCTTGATGCCCATGCGGTCGCGGATCAGCACCAGCCGGCGCTCGCGCTCGTCCCAGATCGCGAACGCGTACATGCCGTTGAGGCGTTCGGCCACCGCCGCGCCCCACTCCAGATATCCGCGCAGCACGACCTCGGTGTCGGATGCGGTGGTGAACCGGTGTCCCCTGCCGCGCAGTTCGGCGCGCAGCGACTCGTAGTTGTAGCTCTCCCCCGAATACACCATGGCCGCGCTGTTCCCCGGCGACGCCTCGGCGGCCATGGGCTGGCGTCCTCCGGGGAGGTCGATGACGGCGAGCCTGCGGTGCCCGAGGGCGGCCGGGCCCGCGATCCACGTGCCGCTGTCGTCGGGCCCGCGGCAGGCCATCGTCTCCGTCATCGCCTCGACGGTCTCGCGTTCACGCGTCAGGTCGCGGTCGAACGAGACCCAGCCGGCGATTCCGCACATGCTCTCTCTCCCAGTCCGGGCCGGCGGCGGCCTACCCCGGTCAAACAGTTGTACCGGGCAACTACCCTGACCCAGCGTCCCCCTTGTCCGTTGCCTCGGTCAACCTTGTCCGATGATCTTCGGCCACGAGTACGAGTCGGGCGGGGAGCACGCTCACACTCCGGCTCAGGTGCCGCCCGTTCCGGTTCCGCTCTCCGTGCCGGTACCGGCCTCCGCCGCCTCCCCGGTCGTACGGCCCACCGCCAAATCGCGCGGGCGCCCCCGCTGATAGAGCAGCACCGTCACGATCAGGCCCGCGCCGAACAGTCCGGCCGCGCACCAGTACGCGATCGCGTAGCTGTAGACGTTCGCCCGCGCGATCAGATCCGGGGTCCGCGGATGGGTGCTCACGTACTCGGTGACGGCGTTGGCGGCCACCGTGTTCAGCAGGGCCGTACCGACCGAACCGCCCACCTGCTGCATGGTGTTGACGGTCGCGGAGGCCACGCCCTGGTCCCGTTTGACGACGCCCAGCGTGGCGAGGCTCATCGCGGACGGCATGACCAGGCCCAGCCCCACGCCCATAATCAGCAGCGGCGGCAGCACATGAGCGGCGTAGCCACTGTGCAGGCTCAGCGCGGTCAGCCAGGCCATCCCCGCCCCGGCGAGCCCCATGCCCGTCGGCACCACCGGCTTCGGCCCGATGCGCGGGATCAGTACGTTCGTCGAGAGCTGCGCCGTCGCCATCAGCGCGCCCACCATCGGCAGGAAGGACAGCCCGGTCCGCACGGGCGAGTAGCCGAGCGTGCGCTGCAAGTAGTACGTCACGAAGAGGAAGACGCCGAAGATGCCCGCGCCCGCGATGAAGACGCTGATGAACGACGCCGCCCGGTTGCGGTCCCGGACCACGCGCGGAGGCAGCAGCGGTGCCTCGGTGCGCGACTCGTGCACGACGAAGGCCGCGAGGAGCAGCCCGCTCAGGGTGAGCG from Streptomyces marispadix includes:
- a CDS encoding exonuclease SbcCD subunit D, with amino-acid sequence MRLLHTSDWHLGRNFHRVSLLDAQREFLRHLLATVEEERADAVLVAGDVYDRAVPPLAAVSLFDEALHGLAELGVPTVMIAGNHDSARRLGVGSGLMRHAGVHLRTDPAGCGTPVLFSDEHGDVACYGLPYLEPALVSAELGAGSSSHTDVLSAAMSRVRADLDARPPGTRSVVLAHAFVHGGESSDSERDITVGGVASVPASVFDGVDYAALGHLHGCQTVNERVRYSGSPLAYSFSEAAHRKSMWLVDLDEAGGVEARRIDCPVPRPLARLRGSLEELLDDPAHTEHEEAWVEATLTDAARPHAPMARLSRRFPHIVSLVFDPEPVAEAPAPASYARRLRGRSDQEIAEDFVGHVRTGREADSRERRMLGEALAAARAEEHAAEAPQEQAAPRAGQDEAGPGVRAEARA
- a CDS encoding SDR family NAD(P)-dependent oxidoreductase yields the protein MAEQEAVSGGEFGGKVAAVTGGASGIGLAVARELARRGADVYALDVAAGPLPAELTALPCDVTDRASAKAAIDAVEERHGRIDVLVNNAGIGAQGTVEDNGDDEWHRVLDVNVTGIARVSAAALPLLRRTAAAPDGTGTAPSGGTAIVNTCSVAATSGLPQRALYSASKGAVLALTRAMAADHIREGVRVNCVNPGTVDTPWIGRLLEAADDPGAERAALEARQPTGRLVTVEEVAAAVCYLAGPWAGATTGTELAVDGGMQGLRLRPAAQD
- the asnB gene encoding asparagine synthase (glutamine-hydrolyzing), translating into MCGIAGWVSFDRDLTRERETVEAMTETMACRGPDDSGTWIAGPAALGHRRLAVIDLPGGRQPMAAEASPGNSAAMVYSGESYNYESLRAELRGRGHRFTTASDTEVVLRGYLEWGAAVAERLNGMYAFAIWDERERRLVLIRDRMGIKPLYYYPTEDGVLFGSEPKAILANPLARAAVGADGLRELFTFIKTPGHAIWDGMREVEPGTVVTVDHSGIRTTRYWTLETRPHTDDQDTTVARVRELLDDIVDRQLVADVPRCTLLSGGLDSSALTGMAARRLAASGESVRSFAVDFVGHTENFVADALRDTPDGPFVHDVARSAATQHEDIVLSSAELADPALRSAMIRARDLPMGFGDLDTSLYLLFKAIREHSTVALSGESADEVFGGYKQFFDPLAQQSDAFPWLVRMREMAGEQGDFLTEEARKVLDLESYIQDGYDDAVRGIERLDGESDFEFRMRKICHLHLTRFVRVLLDRKDRASMAVGLEVRVPFCDHRLVEYVYNTPWSLKSFDGREKSLLREATADVLPRSVYDRVKSPYPSTQDPEYLVAVQKAAADVLAAPSHPVFGLVSRRWLRDAVEADTARITPGRRHGLEHTLDLARWMDMYAPALTLS
- a CDS encoding MFS transporter, which gives rise to MPSRPDGPPPGSGGDPGPAPEARTGEEDHTPHRWWALTVIGLAQLMVVLDATIVNIALPSTQRDLGFSNDGRQWIITAYTLAFGSLLLLGGRLADLIGRRRTFVTGLIGFGAASALGGAAGSFTALVGARALQGMFGAVLAPSALSLLTTTFTQPRERSRAFGVFGAIAGSGGAIGLLLGGVLTEHLTWRWTLYVNVVIAAVGVLCGMAILPPHRPSVRPRLDLPGAALVAGGLFCLVYGFSSADTESWGDWRCWGALTLSGLLLAAFVVHESRTEAPLLPPRVVRDRNRAASFISVFIAGAGIFGVFLFVTYYLQRTLGYSPVRTGLSFLPMVGALMATAQLSTNVLIPRIGPKPVVPTGMGLAGAGMAWLTALSLHSGYAAHVLPPLLIMGVGLGLVMPSAMSLATLGVVKRDQGVASATVNTMQQVGGSVGTALLNTVAANAVTEYVSTHPRTPDLIARANVYSYAIAYWCAAGLFGAGLIVTVLLYQRGRPRDLAVGRTTGEAAEAGTGTESGTGTGGT